The following are encoded together in the Mycteria americana isolate JAX WOST 10 ecotype Jacksonville Zoo and Gardens chromosome 2, USCA_MyAme_1.0, whole genome shotgun sequence genome:
- the LOC142406849 gene encoding alanine aminotransferase 1-like, whose translation MRALRALRPRRLPAGRAMAAAAAAAATGPGPAPGSGPGGGRGPVLTPGTMNPAVRRVEYAVRGPIVTRALQLEQDLRQGVPKPFTEVIKANIGDAQAMGQKPITFLRQVTALCLYPELLTEPSIPEDAKDRARRLLAACGGQSAGAYSASPGIELVRQDVARFLQRRDGVPAKPQDIFLSTGASDAIVSILKLLVSGSGGSRTGVLIPIPQYPLYSAAIAELSAVQLNYYLDEEHCWALDVAELRRALAEGRRHCCPRVLCIINPGNPTGQVQSRQCIEDVIKFAFEEKLFLMADEVYQDNIYAEGSAFHSFKKVLFEMGPPYSEVVELASFHSVSKGFMGECGFRSGYVEVVNMDPEVQQQLAKLVSVRLCPPVPGQILLDAVVDPPQPGDPSYELFIAEKQAVLSTLAHKARLTQEIFNRAPGIRCNPVQGAMYSFPRIELPPRALAAAEAQGQAPDMFFCMKLLEETGICVVPGSGFGQREGTFHFRMTILPPTEKLQVLLEKLSSFYAKFVKEYS comes from the exons ATGCGGGCGCTGAGGGCGCTGCGGCCCCGCAGGCTCCCGGCCGGGcgggccatggcggcggcggcggcggcggcggcaacgggaccgggaccggccccgggctcgggccccggggggggccgggggccggtgCTGACCCCCGGCACCATGAACCCGGCGGTGCGGCGGGTGGAGTACGCGGTGCGGGGCCCCATCGTCACCCGCgccctgcagctggagcaggacctgCGGCAG ggtGTCCCCAAGCCCTTCACCGAGGTGATCAAGGCGAACATCGGTGACGCCCAGGCCATGGGGCAGAAACCCATCACCTTCCTCCGCCAG GTGACAGCCCTGTGCCTGTACCCCGAGCTGCTGACCGAACCCTCCATCCCCGAGGACGCCAAGGATCGGGCCCGCCGGTTGCTGGCAGCCTGCGGCGGGCAGAGCGCCG GTGCCTACAGCGCCAGCCCCGGCATCGAGCTGGTGCGGCAGGACGTGGCACGCTTCCTCCAGCGCCGCGACGGCGTCCCCGCCAAGCCCCAGGACATCTTCCTCTCCACCGGGGCCAGCGATGCCATCGTG AGCATCCTGAAGCTGCTGGTGTCCGGGTCGGGGGGCTCGCGCACGGGGGTGCTGATCCCCATCCCGCAGTACCCCCTCTACTCGGCCGCCATCGCCGAGCTCAGCGCCGTGCAGCTCAACTACTACCTGGACGAGGAGCACTGCTGGGCGCTGGACGTGGCCGAGCTGCGGCGGGCGCTGGCCGAGGGACGCCGGCACTGCTGTCCCCGCGTCCTCTGCATCATCAACCCCGGCAACCCCACCG GCCAGGTACAGAGCCGGCAGTGCATCGAGGACGTCATCAAGTTCGCCTTTGAGGAGAAGCTCTTCCTCATGGCCGACGAG GTGTACCAGGACAACATCTACGCCGAGGGCTCGGCTTTCCACTCCTTCAAGAAGGTGCTCTTCGAGATGGGGCCGCCCTACTCGGAGGTGGTGGAGCTGGCCTCCTTCCACTCCGTCTCCAAGGGCTTCATGGGCGA GTGCGGGTTCCGCAGCGGGTACGTGGAGGTGGTGAACATGGACCCCGAggtgcagcagcagttggccaAGCTGGTGTCGGTGCGGCTGTGCCCACCCGTGCCTGGGCAGATCCTCCTGGACGCCGTCGTTGACCCCCCACAGCCCGGGGACCCTTCGTATGAGCTCTTCATCGCG GAGAAGCAGgcggtgctcagcaccctggcGCACAAGGCCCGGCTCACCCAGGAGATCTTCAACCGAGCGCCCGGCATACGCTGCAACCCCGTGCAGGGCGCCATGTACTCCTTCCCCCGCATCGAGCTGCCGCCCCGCGCCCTGGCCGCTGCCgag GCGCAGGGTCAGGCCCCCGACATGTTCTTCTGCATGAAGCTGCTGGAGGAGACGGGCATCTGCGTGGTGCCGGGCAGCGGGTTCGGGCAGCGGGAAGGCACCTTCCACTTTCG GATGACCATCCTGCCACCCACTGAGAAGCTGCAGGTCCTGCTGGAGAAGCTCAGCAGCTTCTACGCCAAGTTCGTCAAGGAATACTCCTAA